From the Streptomyces sp. NBC_00390 genome, the window AGGGGGTCGAGATGTTTCTCGGCAGGCTGCGGACTCGGATCAGAGACCGCAGCTTCCGACCGGTTCCCGTCCGTGAGCGGATGATTCCCAAGGCGAACGGCAAGCTTCGTCGTCTTGGGATTCCGACCGTGGCGGACCGGGTGGTCCAGGCGTCCTTGAAACTGGTGCTGGAGCCGGTGTTCGAAGCGGAGTTCCTCCCGTGTTCCTATGGGTTCCGCCCGAACCGCCGGGCTCATGACGCGATCGCCGAGACTCGCTATCTCGCCAGCCACGGATATGAATGGGCGGTGGAGGGCGACATCACGGCGTGCTTCGACGAGATCTCGCACCCGGCCCTCATGGAACGGGTGAGGAATCGGATCGGGGACAAGCGGGTGTTGTCCCTGGTGAAGGCGTTCTTGAAGTCCGGGATCCTGTCCCGGGACGGAGCCTTCACGGACACACGCACTGGGACCCCGCAGGGCGGGATCCTGTCGCCGCTGCTGGCCAACATCGCGCTCTCGGTCCTGGACGAGCACATCGCCCAGGCCCCCGGAGGAGCAGACAGCGCCTCCGAGGATCGGCGCAGGAGACGGCGCCGGGGGTTGCCCAACTACCGGCTGGTCCGGTATGCGGATGACTTCCTCGTGCTTGTCTTCGGGCGCCGTGAGCACGCCGAGGAATTACGCGACGAGGTCGCGGAGGCGTTGAAGCCGATGGGCCTTCGCCTGTCGGTGGAGAAGACAAAGATCACGCACATCGACGAGGGCCTTGATTTTCTCGGATGGCGCATCCAGCGTCACCGGAAGCGGGGCACTGACCGGCAGTACATCTACACCTATCCGGCACGGAAATCAGTGCGTTCCGCAACGGCCAAGGTGAAGGAACTGACCGGACGGCAGAACGTCGGCTTGTCGTTGGAGTCCTTGCTCCACCGGCTGAACCCGGTGTTGCGGGGATGGTGCGCGTACTTCCGTCCCGGAGTGTCGAACGTCGCTTTCTGCTACCTCAGCCACTACACGTGGATGAGGGTGACACGGTGGATCCGGCGCAAGCATCCCGGGATCACTTGGAAGCAGCTCCGCCGACGTTATTACGGCGATGGCTGGTGGCCTGTCACGGAGGAAGCGGAACTGTTCAACCCGGCAAAGGTAAGCACGACCAGATACCGATACCGGGGGACACTCATCCCGACCCCGTGGCCCATTACGGCATGAAGAACTGAACACGCCGAAACTGGATTTGCGGAGAGCCCGGTGCCCGGAGACGGGCACGCCGGGTTCGGGAGGCGGCTCGGGGAAACCCACCGATGGAGACACCGGCAGGGCGCCCCGAGTCGACCTCACCCACGGCCCGGAAGTTCTTGAGCCGGTTGATCGTCCGCTCGACTTCGTTGCGGCGCTTGTAGAGCGTGGTGTCGAAGCCAGTGGGCCGGCCCCCTTTGCTGCCGCGGCGTTGGCGGTTGGCCCGCTGGTCCTTCGGCTCGGGGATCGTGTGCTTGATGTGCCGTCGTCGCAGGTAGCGGCGGTTGCGGCGGGAGGAGTACGCCTTGTCGCCACCGAGGTGGTCCGGCCGGGTGCGTGGATGCCCACCGTTGGGACGGGCGACGCGGATGCGTTCGAGAACCGGGATCAGTTGCGGGGCGTCGCCCCACTGGCACGGTGTGATCAGCAAGGCCAGTGGGCGGCGTCCGCCTTCACCCGCCAGGTGGATCTTGCAGGTCAGCCCGCCCCGTGATCGTCCGAGTCCCTCGTCGGGCCGGTGCTGCCGGGGCGTTGATCTTTTTTCGGGATGCGCGGCGCTTTCCTGCGGGCCCCGGCGGCGTGCTGGTGAGCACGGCAGGAGGTCGAATCCACGCTCACCATGCTCCAGTCGATCCGGCCGTCCGCGTCTGCGTCGGTCTGCACGGCCTGGAGGATCCTGTCCCAGGTGCCGTCCGCCGACCAGCGTCTGTGCCGCTCGTAGACGGTCTTCCAACTGCCGAACCGCGGCGGCAGATCCCGCCACGGAACACCCGTCCGCAGGCGGAAGAGAACCCCGTTGATCACCTTACGGTGGCTCGCCCAACGCCCACCCCGCTGCCCCGTCGCGGGCAGATGCGGCTTCAGACGAGTCCACTCCGTATTCGTCAGATCGCCTCGTCCCATGTCCATGGAAACGTCCACGAGGACGACACCACTCAATGAGTGATCCGCCGGACAGAACCTAGATGTGGGAGCAACACCGCCAACTTCACAGCGAGTTGATCACGAGTCTCATCCGGAATGCGCATACCACACCAACGAGCCTCAGGACGGGAAGCAACACGTTGATTCCCTGCAATCCCTAAGGCGACTCCATCACATCGAGATCAACAGGTTGGTGATTGAGTAAACCGGGAACTCTCCGATCCATGACAAACGTAGCGTCCATGTCCTGGCCGCCAACATCCGATCAGATCGCGCTGGTCGCATTACTGATCTCAATCGTGGCCTGCTGGTATTCCATGCGAAGTGCTCGCGCCGCGTGGACAGTAGCCCATATTGAGAAGGATAGGCGCAATGACGAAAATCAAGCAACGCTCGACGCTTACTTCACCTACCACAACATGCTCCAATATGTCGTGGCGGAAAATATGGGTCCGGCCCCGGCGTCAAAAGTCAAAGTCGAATGGAAATCAAAATATGGAGGAACGGTGCCAAGTCGCCCGTACGGAGGGACAGCGTGTGAATTTTCGTACATCCTTCCCGGTCGCACCTCGGCGATTAGTGTTGACCTCTCACGAAAAGAAGCCAAGAAAAAGGCGACTGTAATCGAAATTACTTTGACTTGGGAAGATGGCACTGGCGAGCATAGTCGCGCATTGGATTACCGGAGATGAGCGGCAAAAAGACTAGCTCGGCCTCAATTAAATGAGACCTAGGAGTGTCGTACTACGTTGCGAGGGCAGAAACCAAAGCCTCATATCCAAGCGGTCCGCGAGGGCGCTTACCGCCCCGACCGCAACAGCGAGGGCGCACGCTTCACACCGCTGGACCCGATCGAACCGGACTGGTCCGAGCTGTTGCCCGGCGACTCCTCCGAGGACTTGCGGGGCAAGGCGCGGGACGTGTGGGCGCGGACTATTCCCGCCCTGGTGGTGTCGGCCGGCTTGACGGACCCGCAGCGGGAAACAGCCATCGAGTATTGCGTGACAGTCGCTCGACTCTGGCAAGCGGAACGGGAGCTGTCCCGTACGGGCCTGGTGGTCGAAACGGAACGCGGGAACGTCAAGAGTCCATGGGTGACGATCGCCCACCAGTACCGGAGTCACTTTCGGTCGCTGGTCGATGAGTTGGGTCTGAGCCCCGCGTCGTCAACCCGTATCACCCCGCCGGAATTCAGCGGCGGCGAAGATGACGGAGTGTTCGACTGACGATCTGCCCGTCCCGTCAGGGCTGATGCGTTCTCAGGTTGTGAGATGAAGTAGCTCACGCGCGTGGGCAGGGTGTGACCGGCAGTGGTCACGCGGACCGAACCGTACGCGGACGTATCAGCCACCGTGTACGAAGCAGGGCCAGAGCGCCCGGGTAAGTCACTCACCCGTTGGCTGTGGCCGTGCCGGTCCACATTGTCCCCAGCCGTTCGGGGGACACGCGGGCCGCATCCGGCGCGTTTCCCGCCCCGCCGGGGCATCCCTTGGTGGAACGCAAGGGAGACATGATGCCGCTCTATCTATCGAGGTTCAGCTACACACCGGAGACTTGGGCGAGGCTGATCGTCCACCCCGAGGACCGCGCAAAGGCCGCTCAGGCGTACATCGAGTCCGTCGGCGGGAAGCTCCACGGCTTCTGGTACGCCTTCGGCACGCACGACGGCTACAACCTGTGGGAGGCCCCCGACAACGTGTCCATGGCCACGGTTGCGCTGGCGATTAGTGGAGGCGGCGCGCTTAGTTCGTTCGAGACGACAGTTCTCCTGACCGTCGATGAAACCATGGATGCCCTGCGCAAAGCCGAACGAATCCAGTACCGGGCGCCGGGCGCGTAGCGGTCCAGGCCGATGCATTCTCGGGTGACGAGATGAGTGGTGCGCCCCGGTGTGGTCATTCGCGGGTGATCCGCCGGACTGGAAACGACGAACGCGACTCCTGATGATCAAGGTTGTCGAAGCCAAAGATCATGAACAGGGGTCGCGTTCGCATGCCATCCTCCCTGATCGACGTCCTCGTGCGCCACCGCGAGGACGTCGTACTTCCGTGCCCGCCTGCAGAGCTGTCCGAACTGTGCACTCTGGCCGAGGTCCTGGACCGGGTTCCGGACCCGCGCCGCGTCCGGGGCCGCCGCTACCGCATCGGCGTCCTGCTCACGCTGTGCCTGGTCGCCGTGCTCAGCGGCGCAACCTCGCTGGCCTGCATCGCGCGCTTCGCCACCAACAGCGGCCCGGGCCTGCGCCGACGTCTCGGGCTCGCAGCCTGCACGCCGGCCGCCACGACCCTGGGCCGACTGCTGGCCCGCCTGGAC encodes:
- the ltrA gene encoding group II intron reverse transcriptase/maturase, with amino-acid sequence MKAERRVLEIQTKLHRWAADDSHRRFDDLFNLVADPAFLLVAWDRVRGNKGARTAGVDGKTARSIEAGQGVEMFLGRLRTRIRDRSFRPVPVRERMIPKANGKLRRLGIPTVADRVVQASLKLVLEPVFEAEFLPCSYGFRPNRRAHDAIAETRYLASHGYEWAVEGDITACFDEISHPALMERVRNRIGDKRVLSLVKAFLKSGILSRDGAFTDTRTGTPQGGILSPLLANIALSVLDEHIAQAPGGADSASEDRRRRRRRGLPNYRLVRYADDFLVLVFGRREHAEELRDEVAEALKPMGLRLSVEKTKITHIDEGLDFLGWRIQRHRKRGTDRQYIYTYPARKSVRSATAKVKELTGRQNVGLSLESLLHRLNPVLRGWCAYFRPGVSNVAFCYLSHYTWMRVTRWIRRKHPGITWKQLRRRYYGDGWWPVTEEAELFNPAKVSTTRYRYRGTLIPTPWPITA
- a CDS encoding P27 family phage terminase small subunit; this encodes MRGQKPKPHIQAVREGAYRPDRNSEGARFTPLDPIEPDWSELLPGDSSEDLRGKARDVWARTIPALVVSAGLTDPQRETAIEYCVTVARLWQAERELSRTGLVVETERGNVKSPWVTIAHQYRSHFRSLVDELGLSPASSTRITPPEFSGGEDDGVFD
- a CDS encoding GYD domain-containing protein — its product is MPLYLSRFSYTPETWARLIVHPEDRAKAAQAYIESVGGKLHGFWYAFGTHDGYNLWEAPDNVSMATVALAISGGGALSSFETTVLLTVDETMDALRKAERIQYRAPGA
- a CDS encoding ISAs1 family transposase, translated to MPSSLIDVLVRHREDVVLPCPPAELSELCTLAEVLDRVPDPRRVRGRRYRIGVLLTLCLVAVLSGATSLACIARFATNSGPGLRRRLGLAACTPAATTLGRLLARLDGDALDDAVGAWLARLATNPVEEPAPAPTGLAVDGKTVRGSRTNGAAVHLLAAALHDSQTVIAQRQAEAKSNEIPAFAPLLEPLDLRGVVVTADAMHTQRDHAPAR